Genomic window (Vigna unguiculata cultivar IT97K-499-35 chromosome 10, ASM411807v1, whole genome shotgun sequence):
TACTTACACATTGAagtgaattaaaaacatatactaCAATAACAAAAAACATATACTACAATAACACCGAAAGCTAAATGCAGCAATTCAACAAGCCCCCTAACATTGTCAATTACATTTTTCACACAAAAAACACGAAACAATTCTGAATCTGGCGGGTTACACAATAAAACTTAACAACCAAAGAAGACAAAACTTAAAGAGAAGTTCCTTGACAGGACAAAAAAATTGAAGGGAGAAGTGAAATGACCGTATGAAGGAATCAGGATTTGCCGGTGGGTAAGCGTCGGTGAGATTGGGGGCAGAAGCGTAAATTCCTTCGCTACCTCCATGGACTACAAAGGCGTTGCCTTTGGCCGCGAATTTCTCCCCTCTGTAATCGTGAACAGAAGCTTCGGCACTGAGGGACAGCAGAAGCAGAAGCGCCAGAACAGAGACCCCACACATTTCACACAGAGAAAGAGAATCTGGATCTATGGagggaagagagagaagaagaaaaaaaaaatgtgggtTTGTGGAGATTGAGGTTTGAAATGTATACTAAGAGAAAAGGAGTGTGTCTGTGTGTGCTTGAGTTGGAACAAAAAGCTTAGTCATGGCGAGTGAGTTAATTATTAGTTTAACAGAGTGATTAAGATGTAGATCAGTGAAATGcagtttaattgttttttatttgcttttacAATCACCACGaaatataatagaataaatgtAGTTTTAATTAATTGGATGGTACCCATTTTTACTTAGACTTCtcagttttgtatttttttttttaaatgtatgacttgagtttcaactttgaaaaAGATATCTCGATTAAGTTctttccaacaaaaaaattattaacacagttaatagtattaatatttaaaatgatatacaaaattaagtattgatatttatatcaaaatttagtggttaaagtcatgaattaagttaataactttagtaatttttgtctGAAAATGACTTGAttaagacattttttcaaaaattgggactagattgatatattttttaaaacgagTACCAAATCTGAACGAAAATAAGTACGATCCTactaattaaactataaaagaaattttatgtgAGAAATATGAAATCGGTGCCAtgtttactaattaaaattttcgaTGTAAATTAGTCTAAGGCatgtgttttaatttaatttaattgaatgaataatttattttatatatattactctCTCACTGGATTCTCTCCGCAAATTTCTTGTTTTGTAGTTGGTGATGGAAGATAATCACAGAGGTGTCGGTGTCTTTGTATGAATagtcaaaaaaagaaaaaagaaaaaatggtcTATTCGTACTGGTTTTTAGATAGTTGTTTTgactttaatttcattttaccaGTGATATGGTCACTGTCAGAATTAAAATACATTACTCAAAAAACACAATATTatggttattatttttattggacTATTGGACAATCTTTACCAACAATAAATCTCGAAGGctaaacaacaatttttttcttaaaaaagtaGGGGATGTTCTTGATCTCTAAAAAGATACAGAATTTATaaggtaaaaaaattattattataaaaagtataattatgtGTTGGAAGTTATACactaaataaagataaaaaaaagttaacaaaagaGAGTTTTTGTTTAAACGTGATgttataatcttttatatatttacacaaAGTTCTTAATGTGAAATTTCCTAATCTCTTCGCTGTAAAAAGAAATTTCAATTATTGCACTAAATAAGctaatttttttcatagatGGAATTTATCCACTTAAATGTTAAATGAacatttatctcttttttttatgtggTATTTTATTGCACTCTTCATATTGGTAAAAACCAAATGAAACTTTAGAACACCAAAATTCCAATGACCAATTAGTTCTtctgtatattaaaaaaaaaggaaaagagagacAGACAGACGGactttcttttaagaaaaattgtGGAAGGTTTTGTATCATTTCGATTTTCACtaatttctactttttttttttaattatcaagaactttatgtttaaaaatttagaagaaaGAGGATGacaaatatcattatctttagattatttaatactACTCCAGTATGATTTTCATTTTGGTGTTTAAATGTGAAGGATAAATTATTTGAAGATAGTTGCACTGAATCAATATTTTCCAATACTAAAATTATGAAACCTCTTTAAGATGtttatataagaatttttaaaaatattttaatatataaaatattttcaatgaaaattgaaaGCAAATTTATTAGAGTGACTAGGAACATTTTAGTGATTTAGGCAATCAGAGCACTTCACAGTGAACCATAGTCACGTTGAATTTTGCAATGCATTGAACTAGTAAAATACTAATTTTGCACAATTTGAAGCCTTTCAACCCAAATCAGAAAGTGGTGAGGAATTGAAATCATGCTCatattaattgagaattttttGAAAGCAAATGAATGATAGTAATGATTCCTGAGGCTAATAATACAGAACAAAAATCAAGAGTATTGAACCCTCCCATGAATagcagagaaaaagaaagcaaaatatatgaagaacaGCCGCTATAATATTTGCGGATGAATGAGGGTTGTGACTAGTCAAAGTCAAGAAATTCCATTCTTTTCCTCATAGTCCCTTTCAGATCTGAGGCCTCCCTTTCTGCTTTCTGTGCCTACAATGTATAATCAAATTtccattcaaaaatacaaaactgaattatttcttaaataactgTAAATTACAGGACTACATCAGCAACTATTTCCCAACCATAACAGAAAACCAATGGACTCAAACATatagttttaggattttaatCCCATTTGGGTACTATGTCGGATTTATAGATAGATCATCAAACTTTTAGAACATCTTTCTGCATAACTATAGTATTGAGATTACTTTTGTTCACAGGGTATTTACTCTACCTATTAGCATACTATAGGCTCGTCAGTTAAAGTGCAAACATGAAGCGGGTAATAAGCAGAACTAAGAAATACTAAAATACATACAatagttaaatatgattttatgattAAGGCTGGCTTCAAAATCAAACCCAGGATAAGGTTGATTGGGGCATGGAAGAGTATATCTAAAtatacagagaaaaaaaaatgacaatgtCGAGGAATTTGGTATTAACTCAATGGGCTAGAATTAGGTAGGTAGGGTTCATAAGTATTTAATATAGGCCCATTCAAATGAGTACTTAGTATTCCACTTCTTCTTGCTCATCATCAAAATAGTTTGCCATTATTTCCCCAGCACCCAGTTACTTATCAAATCATTAGAAGATGttagaaacaaaatataacatcTGTTCATTCCTACACACTCTAGTATAATCCtgatgcaatgaagctttgtaAAGAAATGTAGGAAAGCAATGAAACATTGACAGGGTCACAGCATATACTAAGGAGACAGAAACTACACACAAAGAACTTaaagtaattgaagaaaaaattttaagaatatttacCCTCTTGATTTCTGCTGTAGAAACACGAGTCATGTGTTCGGGAAGTTCCTCCCTCTCCAAGTCCTAAATGTTGAAAGACATGTGATAGTAAATaagattgaaaattataaaatatttttagatgcAAAAGGAAGCAATTAGTAACCTTACCAGCTCACCGATTAGAACAACATTTTCTCCACGGATTACATAGAGACCCAAAGGGATGTCACAATACAGATCACCAACAATAACCCTCTCACAGGCACCCTCAAGAACTGCATTAGCTGCAATTATTGATGTGAAATTTTACTAAGTCAACCTATTGCCTGTCAAAACTTTACATAATTTAAGGTGAAGTTGGTACCAAATTGATCAAAAGAGCGAAGTATCCCCATGAGTTTTCTACCATCTCTCAGTAATACAAGAAGTTTCTCTACAACAACAATTATTGTCAGACCATACAAATTAGTACACAATACAAAATCAGACTCATCTACAAGGAAAACCAAGATTAATTTACCACATTGCTTTTGAACAATATCTAGCCAAAATACCTTTCAGAAAGCCTAATATGCTAAATATGTCAAAAGCAATGCGACATCAAAACTATTCAATCGCACAAGTTACAATTCAAAAGCAAAAGCAATGTGACATCAAAACTATTCAATTACACAAACTGCAATTCAAAAGCAACACTATTCACATCAATAGGTGATCATAAAATAGCATATTCTCATGCGCTCACTTTTACATGGGCGACTATGGCTTGAAATAGGAGGTATAACAACTATAGAGGACAAACATAGAACCAATTTAATTTGCAGTACCTGAAATTCCTTCTTCCCTAACAACATTTTGGAAgaatggtttttttttcttgctttggTATACATAGCTCGTAACAAACATGCACAATAGGAATCTATCAGTCAAAATCGTGACCCTTCCCTTTCCCCTGCAGCCTCGTAATGTCTAAAACAATAGTCAAGCCCAAAATTGAACCCTCACTTTCCACAAAAATACAAGACAAAGGCGAACACTAAAAAAGAACACCCCCTCCATAAACTACTCGTTTCAAACCAAGTCCACAACTTTTTGCCATTAAAAAATTACCCTTTACACATTACACGATGAAAGCAAGAACCAAAAAGAAAGGCTGGGTATAACTATGTCAAGAGTGCAATCTTtcacataaattattaaatttgaagtGTGTATCAacatgagaaaaaaagaaaaaagagagtgcTCACTGTCAAGATAGCTCGCAAGTGAAGTAGAAAGGTAAATATCCTCAGGGCCTGCCCAAGACATTTTGCGTTTTCGGTATCTCAAAAATCACCGAATAGCTCCTCACTAACCACAACAATGGCATTGCCAGCGCCAACTCAACTCTTTACACCCCCAATCACTTCAATCTGAATTCACAATTCCAAAGCCTCGAGTTTAATAAGATCGAAATCGCTGAAAGAACGAAACCCCAGAGATCCAATCGCCGAGTAGGAGTGGAAAGGGAGCCTTTTTGAAAGGGaaatgagagaaagaaaaaggggGAGCTTAATCTTCTAGGGTTTCGAGACTGTGATTTTGGGATGGATTCGGAAGGGTTTGTTCAATCAAAACAATACTGCGTTTTCGTTAAAATTCATTACTATTGAAATTATGGGAAGAAAAAATATCACTTAAAATGTAATCGAAAATGGGTTTAATAAACAGTTTAGTAGGcatttatttacaataaaatttatttttatttgtaaaagattttaaatatttatttaaaatatatttttatttacctttatattataaaagtaaatctACGCGGAAATAAAACTGTATATTATTTTCTGTGAAACGACTTTCTCTAACTTACCGCATCGTTTGTAGATGTaagaaacttttaatttaatttctataaattatcttttatgttctgtaattttattgaaataatttcaattattttacaataaatataaataagataaagtCGCTCTCATCAGAATTATAGGAAATGATTGACAGAAACCAGTTAGTTGATCAGGTGATAAATAATCATGATGCAATAGTCTTcggaaaatttttaaaagtaaatttaattagTGGTGCTAAAATGGATCACTTCGTCATTGGCCCATTGGCCAATCGAAAATTGGATGAGACGGGCCGGCCCGTTATCAGCGGAAAATCCTGAGTCGTTTCGTCAAGATGACACGCTATCAGATTAAACttccctttatttatttattttttcaattttttttatttttaaaatattttgggttaaatatatttttagaattagtccatttcaaaattttggatcaatctagtaattcattttttgaaatacgtgaatttaattttctcattcaaattttgttgagtttatttaacattttaaacatatttcataataatatttgacttaatattaaaataaagatgtGTCGAACAATATGAATAATTATGAagatttcaaaacaattttcaaacGATGGTTTGGATATTTAATGTGATAAGAAAACCCATACCTTTTTCCACAGTGTAAATTTATAATTCCAACAATTAAAGTATTTAATGCAAAGTCCTCCAgcttttgataaatttttactaattgaaaaaaaaaaaatctacaccCAAACTTCTATTTTTGGGAGAAGAGATGTCATTTTCCTGTGCTTTTGTAGGAAAATCTAGGTCTTTCAGACGAggaaaaacacatttttcaattatgaacattctcaaattttttatctttctctaAAAtcgttttaattaattaatttatttatgttttatgttaaattatcTTTCTCGGTTTAAATTTGAGTCGCTCAACccttgagattaaaaaaaacattttctattaaactattttcttttaccTTTCTATAAAATCGTTTTAAAATTCCTGATTCATGTTCTATATTAATATGACTTTTTAATACTCATTTTCTCTCATTtccttatttttcataattttaaaaactttttttttttaattttatgttttacaaTAAGTTTTACTTGTGTTTACCTATTCTAACCTCCTCAACTGAGATATGGTTCTTTAAGTTTGGATAAAAACAATTGTTAAGAAGACAGTTTCCGCCAAAAACTAACAGGATTTTAAAGACTACgtgattttaattcttttaatattttcttatattactttttaagactttattcttttgtaattttattttgatttaaaaatcatataaagtttttacctttttattcaAGTTTTATTTACTCATTaccattaatatatatttttaagacaaAATATCCTTATTCAGGATCttatttaagattttgattcttattttttaaatgtaatcaTACTtcaataaagatatttttataaatctcATTAATTTTATGCAGTTTATAACGTCCACCAGAGAGATGCTATTAAGAAATATCAAATACTCATCACCCTTAAATTCCATCTTATTTTAAATGACCTTCAACATGTTACATTCTTTTTAAATTCCAGCTATGTTTACATTTGTTAACATTAACTAgtaaatattatgttaatattggtattttaaagacattaatgatattaaaaaataactttgcaTTTGTTTTGTGTGCCTAAAATAACtgagtatatttttaatgttgtaaTTAGTGATTgtaaatgtatttatattttaatattttaattttaatatgcaTCCTCTCATTAGAGGAACCAATATTAATTTGAAAGCAAACGAATGATATAGTATTGATTCCTGAGGCTaataatacagaaaaaaaatcaagagtTTTGAACCCTCCCATAAAAGGCAACAATagcagagaaaaagaaagcaaaatatgtgaagaacaGCCGCTATAATATTTGCGGATGAATGAGGGTTGACTAGTCAAAGTCAAGGAATTCCATTCTTTTCCTCATAGTCCCTTTCAGATCTGAGGCCTCCCTTTCTGCTTTCTGTGCCTACAATGCATAATCAAATTTCCATTCAGAAGTACAAAATTTCATGAGTCTGCATAATTGAATTATTGCTTAAACAAATGCAAACAATAGTAGTACACCAGCAACTATTTCCAATTCATAACATAACCAATGAACccaaatatatataacaagtGAGGAGTGTGCTATGTTTTTTATGTAGTGATAGTTCTTggatttcaattttcaaatcagggattttgatttgaaattagTTGTTACTTAGAGAATTCTATATTGTAAGGGTGTCTGGTTATGTTGGGTATGTAAATAGAGAATCAAACATTTGAGGCATTTTTCTGCATAATTATAATACTGAGATTTGCTTTTCTTACTTCTATTTATCAGATAAACTGCAAAATATGAAGCTGTTTACTAAAAATCAGAACAAATAAACATTGCAATAGATACAATAGCTAGCCTAAACACCATCCTCTCATTGAGATCAGTTTCAAAATCAGACCCAGGACAAGGAATACATGGCCTGGAAGAGAAGGATACGGAAAGGCTTATCTGAATCAAGCTATTATGCCACAACCATCAACAGAAAGAAAACAACTTCAAGGATCACTTTACCAAAACACAATGAGCTAGAATTTGGTACACagaattcaataatattaattatagacCAATCCAATTATATCCCTTACTAGTTGATATGGGAGACATATCATGAACAGAAAGCCTATTGTTTGAATTGAGAATAATAAGATTCATGATCAACAATAAAACAtgatacacacacacatatatatacaatCAATAAGTAACTAAAAAACATATCTTTAGGATCTGCAGCCCAGTTACctatttataataaacaaaataaaatagaacaaaCATAAGAGGGTTTTAAGCTGGATTCAAGGTTTGCAACTCATACAGAACACCCTTGACTAGGATGCAGGCCAAACCTGCACCACATAAGGCAACGTGATTGCCTTGATGACAGACTCCACAACATCATTGTGAGAGATTTGCGTTTCTAATGAACCCCGGAACACATGTTAGCACCATTATGCTAGAATAATGGGATTCACTTTGATATCGCGATTTGTGATATACTTGAGCAAGAGCAATTCATGTGATACAGTGAGCAACTCAATCAAAAAAACGATACCCATTGTGATTTGCATCGTCGAGCTTCTGAATCGTGTTGAATCAGTAGTATTGTAAAGTGAATTGTGTGATACTAACTACCATGGAAAATACACATAAAGAGcatcaatttaaaaaagaaacgATTATGGAATATCTACCCTCTTGATTTCTGCTGTAGAAACACGAGTCATGCGTTCAGGAAGTTCCTCCCTCTCCAAGTCCTAAAAGTTGAAATATATGTGATTGCAAATAAGGATGTTTAATGGAAAATACTTACAGATGCAAGGGGAAATAGTTAGTAATCATACCAGCTCACCGATTAGAACAACATTTTCCCCACGGATCACATAGAGACCCAAAGGGATGTCACAATACAGATCACCAACAATAACCCTCTCACAGGCACCCTCAAGAACTGCATTCGCTGCAATTATTATGGAGACATTTTAGGAAGTCAACTTATTTCATGTCAAAATTTTACACGATTTAAGGACAAGTTGGTACCAAATTGATCAAAAGAGCGAAGCGTTCCCATGAGCTTTCTACCATCTCTCAGCAATACAAGAAGTTTCTCTACAACAAAAATTAGTGAGGCCAAAAAAGTTTATGAGAAATACAAAATCAGCTTCACCTCCAAAGAAAACTCAAATTAATTTACCACAGCCAACAGGTTTTCACTGATATTGAACACTTTCTCAGAAAGACTGGTACGCTAAATACAAAAGGTAAGTAACATCAAAACTATTCAATCACAAATCACAATTGAAAAGCAATATCATTGGAATCTATAGTTCACCACAACAGCATATTCTTATGCCTTCAGTTTTACAGAAAAAAAACTACACTTTACGAGCATTTAGAGGTATAGAAATAATAGAGGAAAGTTTTAGGTCCAGAATAATCTGCAACACCAACATATAACTGTTTCGTAATTTATCTCGTACAATTGTATTATATCACATAAAACCATGGCTATATATTTCCATGTTCCCCGCTcactatatttatttacaagAGGCTCTTGAATATCAAGCCCATCTTAATTTATCTAGACTAGAGGCTCTTCAAAATTACATCACCAGCTACCACCAAAAATACAACACACACGTTGAacattacaaaaagaaaaactacaaCTTACTCGTTTCCAACCAAGTCCATAACATTTTGGCATTGAAAATTACCAATTACACAGTACACAGTGAAATCAAGTGTCCAATCTTCCATACAAATAAGTAAATTTGAAGTGCATACCGATATGAGGgttagagaaagagagagtgctCACTGTCAAGATAGCTGGCAAGTGAAGTGGAAAGGTAAATATCCTCAGGGCCTGCCCAAGACATATTGTATTTTCGGTACCACAAAAATCACCGAAAATTTCCTCACTGACCACACCAATGGCATTGCCAGCGCCAACGCAACTATCCTACTTCAACCCCACTAACTTCAATCTGAATTCCGATTTCCACAACCTCGGGTTTAAGATCGAAATCGCGGAAACGAAGAAAGCCCAGAAATCAAATCTGGGGAAAGAGTGGAAAGGAAGAATCTTGATAGGAATCGTGAGAGAAAGAAAAGGGGAAGAGTTTAATTTTTTAGGGTTTGGAGAGTGGGATTTGGGATAGATCCAGAAGAAGGTGGTGCTTCTGTGCCATCGGGTTCGTTGTATCCGCGGTTCAATCAATGATAcaatactatattttttaactaattctttgttattgaaatgattaaaaatgttatataaaggattaaatatattttagtatttaaatttttaggtgaaattaaaaacgaaattaaagtttatctatatattaaatttcaagatatttgggtttttaaattttaaaaacaaatgatACAATCTTTTTGACGTAATGAAATTTCAAGTTTTTAGTGTTAAACGTATTTTAATTTGACATTTAAACTATAACGTGTCaattttatgtcaaaattttatgactaacattatatttatcttttatataaattatataactatcttttatatcaaatattacttaataattgaaaattgcTACACCGAATGTTTCATAATCATTGTTGTACCTATAAATGGGTGGTTCAATTTATAGAGTAGAGTATCATTTTcaattatgattataaattgATATGGTAAATTAtgattagaaaacaaaaatgtgaaagcatttacactaaaaaaaattatgttaatcgGTGTTGAGAATATTGAGAAGTGAATCGAatccaataaataaaaaaaggaattgATAGGAAAAAACTAAAGGAGTGAGAtgataaagtaaaagaaaaatgcacccatacaaaaaaattaaggaagGAGATcgaaaaataatgtaataaagataaaagagaagCGTAATCAAAACATAGaagacaatataaaaaaaatgagatccAAACAACTAAagttggataaaaaaatgttatatataatatcagTTACAAAATATGTCAAAAGTAACCGGAATGACATAAATAagaaaagtgaattttaaatttaattcaatccaCAAATTCATTTCGTAAGGTAAAATTTGCATttcctttatatattataaaattgattagaCGTGAAGTTTCAACAGTTTTGTCTTTGTAAttaaccatatttttttttctttgaaattaacctcaattagtttcttttttctatatttgtgaaaaatacaatattaaagcTTTATTATCCATGGTGGATTTCAATGAtctattcatatatatattatatgatgaatttttcaagaaaaattaatagaaaagatACAATATAATGATATATACAAGTCAAATTCATATAAGAAATTGAGTTTATATATCTTCTaaagtgtttaatttttttcatctctgTAAGATTTAGACtcatattttccttttcaaaaatatactAGAACTTAAATAACATTTGTTGTGTATACAaaagtgttaaaaaataaatttaaagtttaattcttcacaaaattaatttgtaagacTAAATTTGtgtcaatttatatattttaaattagtctcatttttttttgaCACGGAACTTCTAACAAACTGTTTTTATGTTAAGTATGTTATtggttatttttgtaaaatatatctCTACAAGTTTAACGAGTTGTAAGGTGGAAGAGAATGGGAAGAAAAGAAGGAGGAGAGTGAAATGGTATGTGTAATAATGAAAGTATTATTGATTAACTTAATTGGGAGATGTTACAAAAGAAGGGAAGGAGGTGACAGAGTGGAGTAAAAAAAGGGATGAGAAGTGTGCACACCATACAATTTGTCTAACTTTGCCTTACATATCATTTTCCACAACATGACTTGTTCTGCCTTTGCAGACACAACCATGAAAAAATCACTTCATCCATTATTATTAACATTCTCCTCTCTACCATGCACCATCTACACATCACACACAATCTTCATTTCAAAAAATCTTATCTCCACTCCATTGCCTCCATCATCATATACATACATATCCCTCTCTCTTTTTCATTCAATCTGAGATCAAAAAACAAAACTACTGTCAATTATTAACTGTTCTCAAACAGACACTTATATTATACACATGAAGTGATGTTTACCTGAACAGCTACTAATAGAGCTTGTAAAAATACACACACATTTATATCTCCAGCACAATATCTGCATCAAACAAAAGGACATTATTAATCATACAAACTTAAGTCAGAGACATCATTCACCAGATTTATATATATCACTTACATTCAGAATCAGTCTTCACCCATTTACTTCCCTCACCACTTCTTTCATCTGATTCATCATCACTCCTCTTCCTTGTCATCTTCTTGTCCTCTATGCACTTTGCCATCAATGATGTCCGAGAAGAATTTTGGTTGTAAATTTTCTTGTGAAGCATTGTCCTCAAAAGCTGTATATTTGATCACAGGTTAGAAAGTAATCAAAGATCTGAATGAATTAACCACCATTTTGTTTATAATTCCAATGAATTTCTGTGTGATACATAACAAGGTTCTGTTAACTCTTTCGTTGAAAAACTTGTTTATGATGATATGAGATCATGTAAAAGGTTAAGGGTTACCTTCTCCATTCTTGACTCTTGAAGAGTATCTCTAAGGCTAGGCGTTGGAGCAAATCCACTTCTGCAAACAAATATCTTCTTCAGAAGGAAAGAAATAGATTTCTTcccaattgttttctttctgtTATCTGCACATATGTCTTTGCATTTGTCGATTATCACGCTCAATGTCTTCTCAATATCCTCTTCTTTGTCATCTGATTCACTGCATAGCGCATTGCTGATTCTCCTATCGACCTCCAAGCTTGAAGGGCAGTTAAGAAATCTGTCCAGAGGAAGCTCAGAAATTTCCTTTTCCACGTTCGGTTTTCGTCTCAGGAGTTTGGTTAATTCCTTCTGTAGATTCCCGATTTCTTCAGGAGTGAAGTCTGCTATTTCCTCTGACGAGGATGGATCCTCTTGTGCATTTTGGTCATCCaagttttctttgatttcacTGTTATTTCCAAATGTTCCAATCGCTAGTAAACCATGAGGCCAATCACTGAATTCCTCTCGAGGTTCTTGTTTTGCATGATCTGTGCACAAAACCAAAAGAAACCATTATTTTAAGATTCCCAAGAAAACGATTAATGTTATTCTACTGAAAGTACTCTTCGCTGAGTTTTCCTCGGATCAAGTTACAACTATACTAGGA
Coding sequences:
- the LOC114165080 gene encoding sm-like protein LSM1B, yielding MSWAGPEDIYLSTSLASYLDKKLLVLLRDGRKLMGTLRSFDQFANAVLEGACERVIVGDLYCDIPLGLYVIRGENVVLIGELDLEREELPERMTRVSTAEIKRAQKAEREASDLKGTMRKRMEFLDFD
- the LOC114165928 gene encoding sm-like protein LSM1B isoform X2, giving the protein MSWAGPEDIYLSTSLASYLDTNAVLEGACERVIVGDLYCDIPLGLYVIRGENVVLIGELDLEREELPEHMTRVSTAEIKRAQKAEREASDLKGTMRKRMEFLDFD
- the LOC114165928 gene encoding sm-like protein LSM1B isoform X1 encodes the protein MSWAGPEDIYLSTSLASYLDKKLLVLLRDGRKLMGILRSFDQFANAVLEGACERVIVGDLYCDIPLGLYVIRGENVVLIGELDLEREELPEHMTRVSTAEIKRAQKAEREASDLKGTMRKRMEFLDFD
- the LOC114167648 gene encoding uncharacterized protein LOC114167648; translated protein: MKFLSWMQNKLGGKHDNRKPNTHTTATYHAKQEPREEFSDWPHGLLAIGTFGNNSEIKENLDDQNAQEDPSSSEEIADFTPEEIGNLQKELTKLLRRKPNVEKEISELPLDRFLNCPSSLEVDRRISNALCSESDDKEEDIEKTLSVIIDKCKDICADNRKKTIGKKSISFLLKKIFVCRSGFAPTPSLRDTLQESRMEKLLRTMLHKKIYNQNSSRTSLMAKCIEDKKMTRKRSDDESDERSGEGSKWVKTDSEYIVLEI